A window from Aminivibrio sp. encodes these proteins:
- a CDS encoding PLP-dependent aminotransferase family protein translates to MLLEIPLDSKYGTLYRQIAEHLEKMILAGSIPCGTRLPGTRELARMLGVSRSTVVEAYMLLEKREIVQLKGRSGAFAAADSLPHPVSCREGGDVFHFDSERPTTDLIPYGALAKISRDALLEDGGKILGGSPPEGLEELRFALLEHSVLRGIPARPGEMAVTSGGKDALSTVLRALRTGGYGRVFAERLTYTDMKEIAANEGLPFRPVPLLVEEGLASLKKLTSRDILYLIPSFQNPTGMTLPPEIRREILELRQKKGFLIIEDDSYGELRYGEKSVPALKALDEGEGVVYIGSFSQVLFPGMRFGYILLPSGLWNSYVRTASFRQGQTSSLVQLVMLKFIRQGKLAEAVEKARAVLSARMESLLLGLGSAFPGMPVHKPEGGVFLWFPTGKTDGREAAGLAFRAGVLVTDGNLYSLGNKRQRAVRFSVSSVPAQKMDEACARLEKCWTSLF, encoded by the coding sequence ATGCTGCTGGAAATACCGCTGGACTCCAAATACGGCACCTTGTACCGGCAAATTGCCGAACATCTTGAAAAAATGATCCTGGCGGGGAGCATCCCCTGCGGAACCAGGCTTCCGGGAACCAGGGAGCTTGCCCGCATGCTCGGCGTAAGCCGGTCCACCGTCGTGGAAGCCTACATGCTCCTAGAGAAAAGGGAAATTGTTCAGTTGAAAGGAAGAAGCGGTGCTTTCGCTGCGGCGGATTCCCTTCCGCACCCGGTGAGCTGCCGGGAGGGAGGAGATGTTTTCCATTTTGACTCAGAACGGCCGACCACGGACCTGATTCCTTACGGCGCCCTTGCGAAGATCAGCCGGGATGCCCTGCTCGAAGACGGTGGGAAGATTCTTGGAGGCAGTCCTCCTGAAGGCCTTGAAGAGCTGCGGTTCGCCCTGCTCGAGCATTCCGTTCTCAGGGGAATACCTGCAAGGCCGGGAGAGATGGCAGTTACGTCAGGAGGGAAGGATGCTCTCTCCACTGTTCTGCGGGCTCTCCGCACCGGAGGGTATGGGAGGGTGTTTGCCGAAAGGCTGACTTACACGGATATGAAAGAAATAGCCGCCAACGAGGGATTGCCGTTCCGACCGGTCCCCCTTCTTGTGGAGGAAGGGCTCGCCTCCCTGAAAAAATTGACATCCAGGGATATCCTGTATCTTATCCCGAGCTTCCAGAACCCTACGGGAATGACTCTCCCTCCGGAAATCCGCAGGGAAATACTCGAACTCAGGCAGAAAAAAGGCTTTCTCATCATAGAGGACGACAGTTACGGGGAACTCCGCTACGGCGAAAAGAGCGTTCCCGCGCTGAAAGCCCTGGACGAAGGCGAAGGAGTGGTGTACATCGGCTCCTTCAGCCAGGTCCTGTTTCCGGGAATGCGGTTCGGCTACATTCTGCTCCCCTCCGGACTGTGGAACAGTTACGTGCGGACGGCGTCCTTCCGCCAGGGGCAGACCTCGTCTCTCGTCCAGCTCGTCATGTTGAAATTCATACGACAGGGAAAACTCGCGGAAGCCGTTGAAAAGGCACGGGCGGTGCTTTCGGCGAGGATGGAGTCTCTTCTTCTCGGTCTCGGTTCAGCCTTTCCGGGCATGCCTGTGCACAAGCCGGAAGGCGGGGTTTTCCTGTGGTTTCCCACCGGCAAAACGGACGGTAGGGAAGCTGCCGGACTTGCTTTCCGCGCAGGAGTGCTCGTCACTGACGGAAACCTCTACTCCCTGGGAAATAAACGGCAGAGAGCGGTAAGATTTTCCGTTTCCTCCGTTCCTGCTCAAAAGATGGACGAGGCCTGCGCAAGGTTGGAGAAATGCTGGACGTCCCTTTTCTAG
- a CDS encoding GntR family transcriptional regulator, with amino-acid sequence MREPRLYTTSADYAYQELRHRIITKQLKPGQRLPEVNIAVQMGVSRTPVREALRRLASEGLVIIIPNSGARLAAPTAREIEDTFLVREQLECLAIRLAAERIGDRHLRRLEEALVEEARAIEERDLETYLEVNEAFHKAVADASGNRVLAEYVENILARTNAYVVFYDPFYQNETTPTVDSHKEILVALRAHDSEKSVKLMKRHLKESISGLSRIVKD; translated from the coding sequence ATGAGAGAACCGCGTCTTTATACAACATCGGCGGATTATGCCTACCAGGAACTGCGCCACCGCATTATAACAAAGCAGCTCAAACCGGGACAGAGACTTCCGGAAGTGAACATCGCAGTTCAGATGGGCGTAAGCAGGACCCCGGTGAGGGAGGCGCTTCGCCGACTGGCGAGCGAAGGACTGGTTATCATCATACCGAACAGCGGCGCCAGGCTTGCCGCTCCCACGGCGAGAGAGATCGAGGACACGTTTCTTGTGCGGGAACAGCTTGAATGCCTCGCCATTCGCCTCGCGGCGGAACGAATCGGCGACAGGCATCTCCGGAGGCTGGAAGAGGCTCTTGTTGAAGAGGCCAGGGCTATCGAGGAGCGGGATCTGGAAACGTACCTCGAGGTTAACGAAGCCTTCCACAAAGCCGTCGCCGATGCGAGCGGAAACAGAGTCCTCGCGGAATACGTGGAAAATATCCTCGCGAGAACAAATGCATACGTCGTTTTTTATGATCCTTTCTATCAGAATGAGACTACTCCCACTGTCGATTCTCACAAGGAAATATTGGTGGCCCTCAGGGCGCATGACAGCGAAAAATCCGTCAAACTCATGAAACGCCACCTTAAGGAGTCCATTTCCGGACTCAGCCGTATCGTGAAGGATTGA
- a CDS encoding DegT/DnrJ/EryC1/StrS aminotransferase family protein, which translates to MTAKIPTLDLKRNYGRIKDEILEAINSVLESQHFILGPDVAAFEKECESYLGGVSAIGCASGTDALLLALKALDIGEGDEVITTPYSFFATASCITRLGAVPVFVDVDPGTFNIDPVKALEAVTPKTKVFLPVHLFGQMTPLESVHDAFAARGIAIVEDAAQAFGSWRKEGNSIRRAGAWGKIGCYSFFPTKNLGGYGDGGMNVTPDGEIAARLRKLRVHGAGTTYYHDEVGLNSRLDSLQAAILRVKLRHIEEWNEERRTVAGRYFALFAEKGLLDTVVPPQELEGNYHIYHQYVVKVPRRDELLAFLEGEGITGRVYYPVSLHLQKCFSFLGYSEGDFPVSEQLSRETLALPVFPELTMDEQVRIVSAIGRFYDK; encoded by the coding sequence ATGACCGCAAAAATCCCCACCCTGGATTTGAAGAGAAATTACGGAAGAATTAAAGACGAAATTCTGGAGGCCATCAACTCGGTTTTGGAAAGTCAGCATTTTATTCTGGGCCCTGACGTGGCCGCTTTTGAGAAAGAATGCGAAAGCTACCTCGGCGGCGTTTCGGCCATCGGATGCGCTTCGGGAACGGACGCCCTTCTCCTGGCACTGAAGGCACTCGACATAGGAGAGGGGGACGAGGTTATCACGACACCCTACAGTTTTTTTGCCACAGCAAGCTGCATCACCCGTCTCGGAGCGGTTCCGGTTTTTGTCGACGTGGATCCCGGGACCTTCAACATTGATCCTGTCAAGGCCCTTGAAGCTGTCACCCCGAAAACGAAGGTGTTTCTGCCGGTTCATCTCTTCGGCCAGATGACCCCTCTCGAGTCGGTGCATGACGCCTTTGCCGCCAGGGGTATAGCGATCGTGGAAGACGCCGCGCAGGCATTCGGGTCATGGAGAAAGGAAGGAAATAGTATCCGCCGGGCAGGAGCCTGGGGCAAAATAGGCTGCTACTCCTTCTTTCCCACGAAGAACCTCGGAGGATACGGGGACGGCGGCATGAACGTCACCCCTGACGGAGAGATCGCCGCCCGCCTCAGAAAACTCAGGGTTCACGGCGCCGGAACGACCTACTATCACGATGAAGTAGGGCTGAACAGCAGGCTTGATTCCCTTCAGGCCGCAATATTGAGGGTCAAACTCCGTCATATCGAGGAGTGGAACGAGGAGCGCCGTACCGTGGCGGGGAGATATTTCGCCCTCTTCGCCGAAAAGGGGCTGCTCGACACGGTGGTCCCCCCGCAGGAACTCGAGGGGAACTATCATATTTATCACCAGTATGTGGTCAAGGTGCCCCGAAGGGACGAACTGCTGGCATTTCTGGAAGGGGAGGGAATCACCGGCAGGGTTTATTACCCCGTCAGCCTCCATCTACAGAAATGCTTCTCTTTCCTGGGGTACTCGGAAGGTGATTTTCCCGTGTCCGAACAGCTCAGCAGGGAAACCCTGGCTCTTCCCGTTTTCCCGGAACTCACCATGGACGAGCAGGTACGGATAGTCTCGGCTATCGGACGGTTCTACGACAAATAA
- a CDS encoding zinc metallopeptidase — MFPFFFDPTMILLIPALLLAVWAQMRVKSVFMRYSAIGSRRGVTAAMAARLILDRFGLQDVPVNQVRGNLTDHYDPRNRSLSLSDSVYGSTSIAAIGVAAHEVGHAIQDSVDYSPLKIRNAIVPVVGIGSSMAFPLFFIGILFYSPMLMDLGVFLFLGVILFHIVTLPVEFDASNRALKVLADTGILSTDEIGGAASVLRAASWTYIAATLMAFAQLIRLLFLRGMFGSRD, encoded by the coding sequence ATGTTTCCATTTTTCTTTGACCCGACGATGATACTGTTGATTCCAGCCCTTCTCCTTGCCGTTTGGGCTCAGATGAGGGTGAAATCGGTTTTTATGCGCTACAGCGCCATTGGTTCCCGGCGGGGCGTTACTGCGGCTATGGCCGCCAGGCTGATTCTTGACCGTTTTGGTCTGCAGGATGTTCCGGTGAACCAGGTGAGAGGAAATCTCACCGACCATTATGATCCCCGGAACAGGAGCCTGAGCCTCTCCGACTCGGTTTACGGCAGCACGAGCATAGCTGCCATCGGCGTTGCGGCCCACGAAGTCGGTCATGCTATCCAGGACAGTGTGGATTATTCGCCGCTGAAAATACGAAATGCCATTGTTCCCGTGGTGGGGATCGGTTCTTCCATGGCTTTCCCCCTTTTCTTCATCGGCATTCTGTTTTACAGCCCAATGCTCATGGACCTGGGGGTGTTCCTTTTTCTGGGGGTCATTCTCTTCCACATCGTCACGCTGCCGGTGGAATTCGACGCAAGCAACCGCGCTCTGAAAGTTCTTGCCGATACGGGGATTCTCTCCACCGATGAAATCGGCGGCGCCGCATCCGTGCTCAGGGCTGCTTCCTGGACGTACATAGCCGCGACCCTCATGGCTTTTGCCCAGCTCATACGCCTTCTCTTCCTTCGCGGAATGTTCGGCAGCAGGGACTGA
- a CDS encoding DUF6391 domain-containing protein yields the protein MPLLVFVLFLFLFPLLVFAVLLLLALLLPIGFTAAYLPGILFSPAKLAGILFSRRVRANHGLAHGTIAVLEERYGPLDIEGLPDEDGFSLRGGLDPEEVLGAARNALLRMQSGEMFPLFRKRCPAASALVFFGVLVCLVPLAVLGGFSAITAAAILMCVLFSARFFSPWIQRLLTVPLQPGDFEIIGAEPRDERRRFLGIEMLVPSAVFIRTRTRGEPLVAEVVS from the coding sequence ATGCCTCTTCTTGTTTTTGTCCTTTTCCTTTTCCTGTTTCCATTGCTGGTTTTTGCCGTCCTTCTCCTGCTTGCCCTTCTTCTGCCCATAGGGTTTACCGCGGCATATCTGCCGGGAATTCTTTTCTCTCCGGCGAAGCTGGCCGGAATTCTCTTCAGCCGAAGAGTGAGGGCAAACCACGGTCTTGCCCACGGGACGATCGCGGTGCTCGAAGAGCGATATGGTCCCCTTGACATCGAAGGGCTTCCCGATGAAGACGGATTTTCCCTCAGGGGAGGTCTCGACCCCGAGGAGGTGCTTGGGGCGGCGAGGAATGCCCTTCTTCGAATGCAGTCGGGCGAGATGTTTCCTCTCTTCAGGAAGAGGTGTCCTGCCGCTTCGGCCCTTGTTTTTTTCGGTGTCCTTGTCTGCCTGGTGCCGCTTGCGGTCCTTGGAGGTTTCAGCGCCATCACTGCGGCAGCGATTCTAATGTGTGTTCTTTTTTCCGCCCGTTTTTTCTCCCCCTGGATTCAGCGCCTGCTTACAGTTCCCCTGCAACCGGGGGATTTTGAAATTATCGGCGCTGAACCCCGAGATGAAAGGAGGAGGTTTCTCGGAATCGAAATGCTTGTGCCGTCGGCCGTGTTCATACGGACCCGTACAAGAGGAGAACCCCTTGTCGCGGAGGTGGTGTCATGA
- a CDS encoding RsmB/NOP family class I SAM-dependent RNA methyltransferase, whose product MRGIEAALFVWREVRAGKFASESIRRIADSLSPGDLTLVSSLVYSALRRQFLWKEIYSRFLRTSPSGLSQSAGDALCIGTAGILELRTFAPRVLVNGLVQELKKQGDDRGSRIVNAVLRRVAEEGRDQMRKIEVSGGLKEQSLISGIPSWVASSWRNVWGDDGKKLLKMMRIRPYSSFRITGESDRERILGLAREKGIRCWQSPLLSSSVRLAGTVFPPEFPGYGEGLATPQTESSMMVAEVMRKMHKGGPLLEMCAGRGVKTGHISSLFPETPMESIELSPARAKAAERELARTGMRGKVRLITGDALHTSPSFVPSMISLDAPCSGSGTWNRHPEAKWRLTPEKLDSLASLQINLLKRAVSLLAPGGIVVYSTCSLLKNENENVVAHVLSEEPGLVELSFPFGGALFRKGRPWGTYMWPELPWIDGFYMAVIMKKSGGKTVDG is encoded by the coding sequence ATGAGGGGTATCGAAGCCGCCCTGTTCGTGTGGCGGGAAGTCCGGGCCGGGAAGTTTGCTTCCGAATCTATACGTCGCATCGCCGATTCACTGTCGCCGGGAGATCTTACCCTGGTCTCCTCCCTTGTGTATTCCGCTCTTAGAAGGCAGTTCCTCTGGAAAGAAATCTACAGCAGATTTCTCAGAACATCACCTTCCGGATTGTCCCAGTCTGCCGGCGATGCCCTGTGTATTGGTACGGCGGGCATTCTCGAGCTGAGAACCTTTGCCCCCAGGGTTCTGGTAAACGGCCTTGTCCAGGAACTGAAAAAGCAGGGTGACGACCGCGGCTCCCGTATCGTGAACGCTGTTTTGCGGCGAGTGGCCGAGGAAGGCCGGGACCAGATGAGAAAAATTGAGGTTTCCGGAGGACTGAAAGAGCAGTCTCTTATTTCCGGCATCCCGTCATGGGTTGCTTCTTCGTGGCGGAATGTCTGGGGAGACGATGGAAAGAAACTCCTCAAAATGATGCGGATACGCCCCTATTCGTCCTTCAGGATAACTGGAGAGAGTGACAGAGAGAGGATTCTCGGGCTCGCGCGGGAGAAGGGGATCCGGTGCTGGCAGTCTCCTCTGCTTTCCTCCTCCGTGCGACTGGCCGGGACCGTTTTTCCTCCTGAATTTCCAGGGTACGGAGAAGGCCTAGCCACGCCCCAGACTGAGTCCTCCATGATGGTTGCGGAAGTGATGAGAAAGATGCATAAAGGGGGGCCTCTTCTTGAAATGTGTGCGGGGAGAGGAGTGAAGACAGGGCATATATCCTCTCTTTTCCCGGAAACGCCCATGGAAAGTATCGAACTGTCTCCTGCCAGGGCGAAAGCGGCGGAAAGAGAGTTAGCCAGGACGGGAATGCGTGGAAAGGTCCGGTTAATCACCGGTGATGCTCTTCATACCTCCCCTTCTTTTGTTCCCTCCATGATTTCTCTTGATGCCCCCTGTTCGGGAAGCGGGACCTGGAACCGCCATCCGGAGGCAAAATGGCGCCTGACCCCGGAAAAGCTCGATTCCCTGGCATCCCTGCAGATAAATCTGCTGAAAAGGGCCGTATCCCTCCTTGCGCCGGGAGGCATTGTGGTCTACTCTACTTGTAGCCTGCTGAAAAACGAAAATGAAAACGTGGTCGCCCATGTCCTCTCGGAAGAGCCCGGGCTGGTGGAACTTTCCTTTCCCTTCGGCGGAGCGCTTTTCAGGAAAGGGCGGCCCTGGGGGACATACATGTGGCCGGAACTGCCATGGATCGATGGATTCTACATGGCCGTGATCATGAAAAAATCGGGAGGGAAAACTGTTGATGGGTAG
- a CDS encoding PASTA domain-containing protein translates to MGRIFRWAVVLVILVILISGSVAFYTVFFGGKDLVIPPLREMSVLDAVDEAERIGLEVKIEQVESSIPAGTVLAQWPEAGTKVRRDKSIILKISQGGNKKAVPDLRGLENTQALKKIQELGFTAGDTVRIHDDNRPAGTVIAQNPAVPAVVDDSRKIDLLVSLGPVPKDGRIPVPDIAQRDEETGKDLLAQSGLKFGGTEYVSTQNTPEGMIMSTKPGAGTMVRPGDTVQIVVAANRRKEEPQKPETPVVPPGSAGRPSGAVVVEEPPVQTQPRQVGPAGPVQTVLTPRQQELAGATGLPSGTPPAFAPAAAQTGPAATGTAKIRYQVPPLTKPLDLKIEMVDATGTKHILGRDVKGGEFISLDAPFVREGVVTIYLGGEFVWQERYK, encoded by the coding sequence ATGGGTAGAATCTTCCGCTGGGCCGTGGTCCTGGTGATTCTTGTCATTCTCATATCGGGCAGCGTGGCTTTTTACACCGTGTTTTTCGGGGGGAAAGACCTCGTTATACCCCCCTTGCGGGAAATGTCCGTACTTGACGCGGTTGACGAGGCTGAGCGGATCGGTCTCGAAGTGAAAATAGAACAGGTTGAATCCTCCATACCTGCGGGAACAGTTCTTGCCCAGTGGCCGGAAGCAGGAACAAAAGTCCGAAGGGATAAAAGCATAATTCTGAAAATAAGCCAAGGCGGGAATAAAAAGGCCGTTCCCGACCTCAGGGGGCTTGAGAACACCCAGGCACTGAAAAAAATCCAGGAGCTCGGCTTTACCGCAGGAGATACTGTAAGAATCCATGATGACAACAGGCCGGCTGGAACGGTCATTGCGCAGAACCCCGCCGTTCCCGCCGTGGTTGACGATTCCAGGAAAATCGATCTTCTCGTCAGCCTCGGACCTGTTCCAAAAGACGGCCGCATTCCTGTTCCTGACATCGCACAAAGGGACGAGGAGACGGGAAAGGATCTCCTTGCCCAGAGCGGTCTGAAGTTCGGGGGAACGGAATACGTCTCGACCCAAAACACGCCGGAAGGAATGATCATGTCTACGAAACCCGGGGCGGGAACCATGGTGAGACCGGGTGATACCGTGCAGATCGTGGTTGCCGCGAACAGAAGAAAAGAAGAACCGCAAAAGCCTGAAACCCCGGTTGTCCCACCTGGTTCCGCAGGCCGGCCCTCTGGCGCGGTAGTGGTCGAGGAACCTCCGGTCCAGACCCAGCCGAGACAGGTCGGACCTGCGGGGCCCGTGCAGACAGTTCTTACCCCACGGCAGCAGGAACTGGCAGGAGCAACGGGGCTGCCTTCAGGGACACCGCCTGCTTTCGCCCCTGCCGCCGCCCAGACAGGTCCTGCGGCAACCGGCACCGCAAAGATCAGGTACCAGGTGCCCCCGCTTACGAAGCCGCTCGACCTGAAGATTGAAATGGTCGACGCCACGGGGACAAAACACATTTTGGGCCGGGATGTCAAAGGTGGAGAATTCATCTCTCTTGACGCTCCATTTGTGCGCGAAGGGGTTGTCACCATATATCTTGGGGGGGAGTTCGTCTGGCAGGAGCGCTACAAATGA
- the rpe gene encoding ribulose-phosphate 3-epimerase, with protein sequence MMREVLFAPSLLSADILDVRSSIAALRGEHDWLHVDVMDGVFVPNITFGPGFVSALRKRYPVEVLDVHLMVEHPDRLIDSFLDAGSDYLTVHLEADRHIHRTLTMIRERGARAGVSINPGTPEELLRPVLPLADLVLVMSVNPGFGGQSFIPSALEKTKSLCRWREASHYNYRVEMDGGIGWGNAAEIALAGCDVIVMGSAVFGAQDPALFLQEIKLNVKEAIAHA encoded by the coding sequence ATGATGAGAGAGGTTCTTTTTGCTCCATCCCTTCTCTCGGCTGACATTCTCGATGTCCGGTCTTCCATTGCCGCCCTGAGAGGAGAGCATGACTGGCTTCATGTAGATGTCATGGACGGGGTCTTCGTCCCGAACATTACGTTCGGCCCTGGTTTTGTTTCCGCACTCAGGAAACGGTACCCCGTTGAGGTGCTGGATGTCCACCTTATGGTAGAGCATCCGGACAGGCTTATCGACTCTTTCCTCGACGCAGGTTCCGACTATCTCACGGTTCATCTCGAAGCCGACCGGCACATCCACCGGACCCTTACGATGATTCGTGAAAGGGGCGCAAGAGCCGGAGTATCCATCAATCCGGGGACGCCGGAAGAACTTCTTCGCCCCGTTCTTCCTCTGGCGGATCTTGTCCTGGTGATGTCAGTGAACCCGGGATTCGGAGGGCAGTCTTTTATCCCTTCTGCTCTCGAAAAGACAAAGTCGTTGTGCAGATGGCGGGAAGCGAGCCATTACAATTACCGCGTTGAAATGGACGGCGGAATAGGCTGGGGCAATGCCGCCGAAATCGCGCTCGCCGGCTGCGACGTTATTGTTATGGGAAGCGCTGTGTTCGGCGCTCAGGATCCTGCCCTGTTTTTGCAGGAGATCAAGCTGAATGTTAAGGAGGCAATCGCCCATGCCTGA
- a CDS encoding RodZ domain-containing protein: MPEHRENTLQDLGKEVRRKREELGLSLKDVHEGTKIRMQFLEGIERGDFSEFPGTVYVRGFIRNYLQFIGAEEFWADYLPVLSEGTEKVREEEPAVVGSCTPPAKGFKPASRFWIFAILLLVAVGSSWYVWYTWDRNGAPSFAVRGENSEENGGTVDETAPGNAVAETASRTAAGESSNEADPNSRETLSADLSAVPLAGMTPPPSAAELVGANASQTPTAVPEKKKDKELVIDANGDCWVRVRQGTKTLYERTLKAGESVSFTVKERIEVTYGRAGSVRTRWNGEDLGNPGTTRGVERIFYAPDGTTGRIAR; encoded by the coding sequence ATGCCTGAGCATCGGGAAAACACTTTGCAGGACTTGGGGAAGGAAGTCAGACGCAAGAGAGAGGAACTCGGGCTCAGCCTGAAGGATGTTCATGAAGGAACAAAGATCAGGATGCAGTTTCTCGAAGGAATAGAACGGGGAGACTTCTCGGAATTTCCTGGAACGGTCTACGTTCGGGGTTTTATACGGAATTATCTTCAGTTTATCGGGGCGGAAGAGTTTTGGGCGGACTATCTGCCCGTACTTTCCGAGGGGACGGAAAAAGTCCGGGAAGAGGAGCCTGCGGTAGTTGGTTCGTGCACTCCTCCAGCGAAAGGGTTCAAGCCTGCCTCCAGGTTCTGGATATTTGCCATACTTCTTCTCGTGGCTGTCGGGTCGTCGTGGTACGTCTGGTATACCTGGGACCGGAACGGGGCCCCTTCCTTTGCGGTCCGGGGAGAAAACAGCGAGGAAAACGGCGGAACTGTGGACGAAACTGCCCCGGGGAATGCCGTGGCCGAAACAGCCTCACGGACAGCCGCCGGAGAATCTTCCAATGAAGCCGATCCGAACAGCAGGGAAACCCTTTCCGCCGATCTGTCTGCCGTTCCCCTTGCGGGAATGACGCCTCCTCCTAGCGCTGCCGAGCTTGTTGGCGCCAATGCTTCCCAGACTCCTACGGCCGTTCCGGAGAAGAAAAAGGACAAGGAGCTTGTAATCGATGCGAACGGAGACTGCTGGGTTCGGGTGAGACAGGGAACAAAAACCCTGTATGAACGTACCCTGAAAGCGGGTGAATCTGTTTCTTTCACTGTAAAGGAGCGGATTGAGGTTACCTACGGACGAGCTGGTTCAGTCAGGACGCGGTGGAATGGGGAAGATCTCGGCAATCCCGGAACCACCAGGGGCGTGGAGAGAATTTTTTATGCTCCGGATGGAACCACCGGAAGGATCGCCAGGTGA